A stretch of Candidatus Symbiobacter mobilis CR DNA encodes these proteins:
- a CDS encoding 2-oxo acid dehydrogenase subunit E2, whose product MPSLTVQVPDIGDFADVGIIELLVAPGDRISVGQSLVTVESDKASMEIPSTHAGIVQSLLVAVGDQVREGSALLVLDTDVAQASAPSTAPATPSPASALPSAPPAAPPAAIAQGPIHASPLARQEARTQGVPLDTVPPTGPNGRITADDVRSMASAPVAAVPATVPDPVTGTAAASPSLDLPPWPQVDHAKFGPIERKPLGRIQKISAAHLTRNAMGIPTVTNHDDADITELEAFRVTINAELASAGTKLTMLAFLIRACAATLQKFPSFNSSLDGDALVLKKYYHIGFAADTPQGLVVPVLRDADQKGIVQIAQETAALAAKAREGKLSPAEMSGATFTISSLGGIGGRYFTPIINAPEVAILGVCRAQQAPAWNGTAFVPRLMLPLSLSWDHRVVDGAGAARFLAHLQGILEDFRRVLL is encoded by the coding sequence GTGCCTTCCCTTACCGTCCAGGTGCCCGATATCGGCGATTTTGCGGATGTCGGCATCATCGAATTGCTCGTCGCCCCCGGTGATCGAATTTCCGTAGGCCAAAGTTTGGTCACCGTCGAATCCGACAAAGCGTCGATGGAGATTCCCTCCACCCACGCCGGTATCGTGCAATCGCTGCTTGTCGCGGTCGGCGACCAAGTGCGCGAAGGCTCTGCGCTGCTGGTGCTCGACACGGACGTGGCGCAAGCCTCTGCCCCGAGCACTGCCCCTGCAACACCTTCCCCTGCATCAGCCTTGCCCAGCGCACCACCCGCTGCACCACCCGCTGCAATAGCGCAGGGGCCTATCCATGCCTCCCCGCTGGCACGCCAGGAAGCGCGTACACAGGGCGTTCCGCTCGACACCGTCCCGCCCACCGGCCCGAATGGCCGCATCACTGCAGACGATGTCCGTTCTATGGCCTCCGCCCCCGTCGCTGCGGTGCCTGCAACGGTTCCTGACCCGGTGACTGGCACTGCGGCAGCATCCCCATCCCTTGATCTGCCCCCATGGCCGCAGGTCGATCACGCCAAATTCGGCCCCATCGAACGCAAGCCGCTGGGCCGAATCCAAAAAATCAGCGCTGCGCATCTCACCCGCAATGCGATGGGGATTCCCACCGTCACCAACCACGACGATGCCGACATCACCGAACTCGAAGCCTTCCGCGTCACGATCAATGCGGAGCTGGCATCGGCGGGAACCAAGCTGACGATGCTGGCCTTTTTGATCCGCGCCTGCGCCGCAACACTACAAAAATTCCCGTCGTTCAACAGCTCGCTCGATGGCGATGCCCTGGTGCTCAAAAAGTATTACCACATCGGCTTTGCTGCGGACACCCCGCAAGGGCTGGTCGTCCCCGTTCTGCGCGACGCCGACCAAAAAGGCATCGTCCAGATTGCCCAAGAAACCGCTGCGCTCGCAGCCAAGGCGCGCGAAGGCAAGCTATCGCCTGCGGAAATGAGCGGCGCGACCTTCACGATCAGCAGCCTGGGCGGGATCGGCGGGCGGTACTTCACCCCCATCATCAACGCGCCGGAAGTGGCCATTCTTGGCGTCTGCCGCGCCCAGCAAGCCCCGGCATGGAACGGCACGGCATTCGTCCCGCGCCTGATGCTCCCCCTATCGCTAAGCTGGGATCACCGCGTCGTCGACGGGGCTGGCGCAGCGCGTTTTCTTGCGCACTTGCAGGGGATTCTGGAAGACTTCCGCAGGGTGCTGCTATAA
- the aceE gene encoding pyruvate dehydrogenase (acetyl-transferring), homodimeric type, translating into MSPALPTDKHPADDPQEDREWLDALRGVIAREGPHRAYTLLETVISEARQQGVTLPFSAQTAYVNTITPEDEAQCPGDITIEERLRAYMRWNAMAMVVRANRHHPTDGGDLGGHIGSFASVAHLLGAGFNHFWHAESANHGGDLLFLQGHVAPGIYARAYLEGRLTEEQLDHFRQETQGRGLSSYPHPKLMPEFWQFPTVSMGLGPLMAIYQARFLKYLHARGIADTAHRKVWAFCGDGEMDEVESLGAIGLAARERLDNLIFVVNCNLQRLDGPVRGNGKIVQELEGTFRGAGWNVIKLLWGSNLDPLLRQDQDGALRRRMMETLDGDYQAFRANDGAYVREHFFGRDPRTKELVAGMSDEEIWNLRRGGHDPQKVYAAYHTAVLHQGQPTVMLIKTVKGFGMGKSGEGKNNVHQIKKLQDEDIRAFRDRFQIPVRDEDIAQVPFCKPPEDSPEMRYLHERRKALGGYLPNRRTRSDETFTVPPLSAFSAVTAPTASGREISTTQAFVRFLTQLLRDPALGPRIVPILVDEARTFGMEGMFRQIGIYNPAGQRYTPVDKDQVMYYREDERGQILQEGINEAGGMSSWIAAATSYSTSNRIMLPFYVFYSMFGFQRIGDLAWAAGDMQARGFLLGGTSGRTTLNGEGLQHEDGHSHLLASAIPNCVSYDPTFAHEVAVILHHGMERMVGRQENVFYYVTLLNENYPMPGLAEGTEAQILQGMYLCKPAAIEAAPDAAPRVQLLGSGSILREALAAQQLLAEDWQVQADVWSCPSFTELAREGQDCARHRLLHPDAPVRTPFVARQLADHPGPVVASTDYVRAFAEQIRPYLPAGRGYTVLGTDGFGRSDFRYRLRKHFEVDRHFIVLAALRALADAGAVPPDTVARALARYDIDPGKPNPLYA; encoded by the coding sequence ATGTCCCCCGCTTTGCCAACCGACAAGCATCCCGCCGACGACCCCCAGGAAGACCGTGAGTGGCTCGATGCCTTGCGCGGTGTCATCGCACGCGAAGGCCCCCACCGTGCGTACACGCTGCTGGAAACGGTCATTTCCGAAGCACGGCAACAGGGGGTGACGCTGCCCTTTTCGGCGCAGACTGCATACGTCAACACCATCACCCCGGAAGACGAGGCGCAATGCCCCGGTGATATCACCATCGAAGAACGGCTGCGCGCCTACATGCGGTGGAATGCGATGGCGATGGTTGTCCGCGCCAACCGGCACCACCCCACAGACGGGGGCGACCTGGGTGGGCATATCGGTTCCTTTGCGTCGGTGGCGCATTTGCTCGGTGCGGGGTTCAACCATTTCTGGCATGCGGAAAGCGCCAACCATGGGGGGGACTTGCTGTTTCTGCAAGGGCATGTGGCTCCAGGCATCTATGCACGCGCCTATTTGGAAGGCAGGCTGACGGAGGAACAGCTCGACCATTTTCGCCAGGAGACGCAGGGACGTGGGCTGTCGAGCTACCCGCACCCCAAGCTGATGCCGGAGTTCTGGCAATTCCCCACGGTATCGATGGGGCTGGGGCCGTTGATGGCCATTTACCAGGCGCGGTTCCTGAAATACCTGCACGCACGGGGCATCGCCGACACCGCCCACCGCAAGGTCTGGGCCTTCTGCGGCGACGGCGAAATGGACGAGGTCGAAAGCCTCGGCGCGATTGGGCTGGCCGCACGCGAACGGCTCGACAACCTGATCTTCGTCGTCAACTGCAACCTCCAGCGCCTCGACGGCCCCGTGCGTGGCAATGGCAAGATCGTCCAGGAACTCGAAGGCACATTCCGGGGAGCGGGATGGAACGTCATCAAACTCCTGTGGGGCAGCAACCTCGACCCCCTGCTGCGCCAGGACCAGGATGGCGCGCTGCGCAGGCGAATGATGGAAACCCTCGACGGCGACTACCAGGCATTCCGCGCCAACGACGGCGCCTATGTGCGCGAGCACTTCTTTGGCCGTGACCCACGCACCAAGGAGTTGGTGGCGGGGATGAGCGACGAGGAAATCTGGAACCTGCGCCGGGGCGGGCATGACCCCCAGAAGGTCTACGCCGCGTACCACACCGCCGTGTTGCACCAGGGGCAGCCCACCGTCATGCTGATCAAGACGGTCAAAGGCTTTGGCATGGGCAAGAGTGGCGAAGGCAAAAACAACGTCCACCAGATCAAAAAGCTCCAGGACGAAGACATCCGCGCCTTTCGGGATCGTTTCCAAATTCCAGTGCGCGACGAAGACATCGCGCAGGTGCCGTTCTGCAAGCCGCCGGAAGATTCGCCGGAAATGCGCTACCTGCACGAGCGCCGCAAAGCCTTGGGCGGCTACCTGCCGAACCGGCGCACGCGCAGCGACGAGACGTTCACCGTCCCCCCGTTGTCCGCTTTCTCCGCCGTCACGGCGCCGACGGCCAGCGGGCGCGAGATTTCGACGACGCAGGCCTTCGTCCGCTTTCTAACGCAACTGCTGCGCGACCCTGCTCTGGGGCCGCGCATCGTTCCCATCCTCGTCGACGAGGCACGCACCTTTGGCATGGAGGGGATGTTCCGGCAGATCGGCATCTACAACCCCGCAGGGCAACGCTACACGCCCGTCGATAAAGACCAGGTGATGTACTACCGCGAGGACGAGCGCGGGCAGATCCTGCAAGAGGGGATCAACGAAGCCGGAGGCATGAGCAGTTGGATCGCCGCAGCGACGAGCTACAGCACCAGCAACCGCATCATGCTGCCGTTCTACGTCTTCTATTCGATGTTTGGATTCCAGCGCATCGGCGATCTGGCTTGGGCTGCCGGGGACATGCAGGCGCGGGGTTTCTTGCTCGGCGGCACTTCGGGGCGGACGACCCTCAATGGCGAGGGCCTGCAACACGAGGATGGCCACAGCCACCTGCTGGCCAGTGCCATCCCCAACTGCGTGAGCTACGACCCGACCTTTGCACACGAAGTCGCGGTGATCCTGCACCATGGCATGGAGCGCATGGTCGGGCGGCAGGAGAACGTTTTCTATTACGTCACCCTGCTCAACGAAAACTACCCGATGCCCGGCTTGGCCGAAGGGACGGAAGCACAAATCCTGCAGGGGATGTACCTTTGCAAACCCGCTGCCATTGAGGCCGCCCCGGATGCAGCCCCCCGCGTGCAACTGCTGGGCAGCGGTTCGATCTTGCGCGAAGCCTTGGCCGCCCAGCAACTGCTGGCCGAAGACTGGCAGGTGCAGGCGGATGTTTGGAGCTGCCCCAGCTTCACCGAGCTTGCACGCGAAGGGCAGGATTGCGCGCGCCACCGTTTGTTGCACCCGGATGCGCCGGTTCGTACCCCGTTCGTCGCCCGCCAACTGGCCGACCACCCGGGGCCGGTCGTGGCATCGACCGACTATGTGCGTGCGTTCGCCGAACAGATCCGGCCCTATCTGCCCGCAGGCCGTGGCTATACGGTGCTGGGCACCGACGGGTTTGGCCGCAGCGACTTCCGCTACCGCCTGCGCAAGCATTTCGAGGTAGACCGCCATTTCATCGTCCTTGCAGCGTTGCGTGCGCTGGCCGATGCAGGGGCAGTGCCGCCCGACACAGTGGCCCGGGCACTGGCTCGGTACGACATCGACCCCGGCAAACCGAACCCCTTGTACGCATAA